The Acetomicrobium sp. S15 = DSM 107314 genomic interval GCTCGGCAAAAGGCCCTAAGATCGAGCCTGCCCAACTAACAAATATATTTGTTATGGAGGAATCGAGATGGAGAAGGGGAAAACGGTCATGGAGCTAAGTCATCGAATCGTTTCTGATCCGGAAATCTGCAGCGGCGAGCCCTGTGTGGCCGGCACAAGAATACCTGTATGGGTGATATTAAGCCATCTGGCTTCCGGTGAGGATATCGAAACCATCCTGCGCAACCTCCCTCGCCTAAGCAGAGAGGACATCCTGGCCTGCCTGGAATATGCGAGCTATTTAGCGACAGAAAAGGTGGTACCGGTATGAAATGGTCATCGTCCTCGATGAGAATGTCAGTCTAACTTTGGCTTCTGCGCTTCGGCAAGCGGGCTATGAGGTTATATTGCTATAGCTGAGACTGCTGAGAGAGGCATGGTCGATGCTGAGGTGTGGAAATTAGCAAAGGCACGACAGGCAATCCTTATTACCAGGGACTACGGCTTCGCTAACCCGGTACGCTTCAGGACTCAGGAAGTTGGAGCTGTAATCTATCTCCGTCGGGCCAACTTGAGCTCCGAGAAAGAAGCAGAGCTGGTGATGAGTTTCTTGACTGCCCATAAATTAAAAGAGGAATATGATGGGCGCTTGATTACTCTGTGGCCTGGCGGGGTGCGAATCCGTTGACGGTCACATAACCCTTGGGGCCAGGTCTCTACTTTTTGTGTTTTTAGACTACCTAACTTTTTGCCTCCAGGTCCATCCTCTCACGTCTTACATCTCACATTTTTGCTTTTTCTGCGGGGTTCGTGGTTGGATATTGTATTGTTAGTTCTTCACCTTCGGCCATCTGAGCAGGCGATAGTTTCGCCCAGCTGCTTCTTTTAGAATGCGGTTGCTTTTTGCCATGCAATTGGGCTTTGAATTTTTGCCCTCTGCTCATTTGAGTGAATCCGTCATATCTTTATTTTAACAGTTTAGCATATGATACGTCGAGTTTCTCGTTTAAGAGAAGGAGGCTCTCTAAAAGGACCTCCGCTCCTGCTATGATGTGCTCCTCCTTCGTGAACTCCTCAGAACAGTGGCTTAAACCCTTAACGCTTGGGACGAAGATCATGCCTATAGGCGCGATTGAAGCTACGTGCATAGCGTCGTGCCCTGCTCCGCTTGGCATTTCTAAATACTCGTATCCAAGATTGGAACACGCCTCTTTTATGGTAGCTATAATATTTTCCGAACATAGGGCGGGATAGGCGTCGCTTGCAGTTTCGAAGGATACGGAAACATGGCATTTTGCACTTGTATCTGATGCAGCCTTCTCGACTTGATCCAAGAATGTATCGATTTCTTCTTCCGATATGCTTCTCACCTCTAAGTCCATGATGCATAAACCGGGGATCACATTGGGAGAATTGGGGAAAATCTCTATGCGGCCAACTGTGGCCACCAAGGGAAAACTGCCCTGCCAATCTAAAGCCAAGTCGTGGACGAGCGAAATCATCTGAGAAGCTCCTACCAGCGCATCATTTCTGGCCTTCATTGGAGTGGTGCCTGCGTGATTAGCCTGTCCCCTTACGGTAATCTTTACGCGGCGGATCGCCACGATGCCCGAAACCACTCCTATAGGAATGCCAGCCGTATCCAGTACGGGGCCCTGCTCTATATGCAGTTCCATATATGCAGCGATATCGCCGCGTTTCTTTAGAGGTGCGTTTAAAAGGTCTGGATTGCCCCCCATGCGCTTTATGGCATCTTTAAGCGTTTCGCCGTTGGGATTGTTGCGCAGCAGCATTTCTTGAGATAGGGTCCCAACTATAGCGCGGCTTCCCACACAGGAAACGGCGCCGTAGTCGCTCACTTCTTCCGATAAGAAGTCCACTACCTCCAAGGGGAATCGCAAAGATTGGCCAGAGCGATGAAGGTAAGATGCCACCGCCGCACCGGTCAATACCCCTAAGATACCGTCATATCGCCCGCCACCGGTAACTGTGTCTGTATGAGACCCTATCATTATGGGCGGCCTGTCGCGATCAAGTCCTTCCATGCGTCCAATTAAGTTTGCCGCCGCATCAAGCTTTACATCCAAACCAGATGTCTCAAAGTGGCTTTTGAGCCATTCTCTTCCCCTTAAGTAAGTTTCTGTAAAGGCACGCCTCGTAAAGGGAGGAGCACTTTGATCTGTAAGGGTGGCCATCTTTTCAATAGCCCTAATTAAAGCTTTACCATCTATTCGGCCTGTCAATATCAACACCTCTATCGCATGAGTTAAAAAATTTAAAGAGCTATCCTAACAGTAAGTTTGGAAGCCATGTAGCGATCTGCGGGAACATAAAGAGTGCCACCAGCACAATTATGTCGCACAACACAAAAGGCCACACACCGCTGAAGATATCCTCCAACGATACGCTATATTCATGCGGTATCACGCCTTTCATAGCGTAGATGTTCAAGCCAACCGGAGGTGTTACTCCACCTATTTCGGTCAGCTTGAGGGCTATTACGCCGAACCAGATCGGATCGTAACCCAATCTCACAACGAGCGGGAAAACGACCGGCAGGGTTAGAGCATATATACCTACGGGCACCATAATCATCCCCAAGAGAAACATGATCCCTAAAATTCCTAGCATGATAAAGACCCTTGGGATATTGAGATTTAGCAAAAACATGGCCATTTCCGTGGGGAGCCTCGTCAAAGCCAAGACGCGGCTATAGAAAAGGGCGCCGATATTAATCAGAAAAAGCATGGCCGTGGTATTGGCGGATTCTTTCATGGCAGTGTTAACAATGCTAAATTTTCGGATGCTTCCCTGAAAGTAGCCAAATACCAGGGTTAAAATGGCACCTACGGCTGCAGCCTCCGTGGGCGTAAATACTCCTGCGTAGATGCCTCCGAGGACGGCGAACGCTATTATGATAACTGGCCACATATTCCAGACCGCTTTTCTCCTCTGCTCAGGGGTAAAGGAACTTTTTGAGGCTTCAGGCGCCAGCCGGGGATTCCTCTTAACGGCATAAATGATGTATATCGAGTAGACAGATGCGGTAATGAAACCAGGAATGACACCGGCCGCAAAGAGTTTACCCACCGATTGCTGCGTAAACATGGCATAGATGATCATCATCATGCTCGGCGGAATCATGGAAGCAAATGTCCCAGCGGAGGCAATACACGCTGTAGAGAGCCTCTTGTCGTAGCCGATGCGCTGCATCTCAGAAAAGACCATTTTGCCAAAGATCGCCGTTGCGGCAATGGAGGAGCCGGAGAGAAGTCCAAACATCGCACAACCAAAGCACGTGGCGATGGCAAGTGAACCCTTTAACCTTCTGGCGAGGGCATATACGCCGTTGTAAGCCCTCTGGGCATAGCCGCCATAAGCAGCAAACGCCCCCATTAACGTAAATAACGGAATACAAGTCCACGTGGGCGTAGCGATAGAAAAATAAGCCGCCTGGCCAAGAAGAGATAGCGCGCTGTCGACACCGATCAACAAAGTGGATATTAAAAAGCCACTTAGGATGAACGCTAACCCTATCTGTAAGCCTGTGGCCATCAATGCCAAAAGCAATAATACGCACAAGGTACCGCCCGTCACGAAGTCCATTGGCCCACCACCTCCCCCCGCGGCTCAAGCGCTAAAATCATTCACAGCGTTTATCAGCATCTGAATCCAGAAAAAGGCAATACCTACAACCATCACGACTTTCACCGGCCAAAGGCGCAATTCCACAACCCCCGCAAGCGCTTCACGGCTAACATAAGAGGCAATGGCATCCTGAAGCAGAGCATAGAAAAAAATGCCGATGGATATGAGAGCCAAAATGTAGGCCGACAGTTCTATGACACGCTTTATTCGAGGAGAGAAGGCATTTTTCACTATTTCCAGGCTTACATGCTCCTTATGTTCTTCACAACGGGCCATCCCAAGGTATATTACGATCATCATGACAAAGACTGAAAGTTCTGCCATCCCCTGAATAGGCTTACCTACATTGCGACTGCAAACATCCATTACCAATAACACCATCATTACAAGCATAAGCCACCCGCAGAATGCAGATAGCGCTTCATTTGTCTTATGAAAAAAATGTTTCATTTTTTAAGCCCTCCCATCCCCATACAAAGAGCAAAACGTGGGGCATCGTGCCCTTAAAGACACTGTGCCCCACATTTTACCTACTGCTCTCGCTTTATGGCTTCCTGAACAAGGGCTCTCAGTTTTTCCATTACTGAAGGCGCGGTTTCAAGACCGGCTTCTTTAGCTTCCTCGATCCACTGTTTCTGAAGATCTTGTAGTCTATCCGCATTCTCCCACTTCGCTATGTCCTCTTTCGACATGAACGTGACGGTGCAACCTGCAGCACGCTGCTCTTCAACGATCTTGTCGAAGGTTTCGTCATAAACCCTGGAGAATGCCGCTTCGGCAATCTCACTTGCCTTGAGCATCCCATCTTGGACATCCTTTGGCAGTTTGTTCCAAAAGTCGATATTTACAAGATGAAGGAACGGTTGGGCATACCACAATTCCTTAGAAACCAAAAGGTTGGGCGCTGCTTCATGGAACTTCATCAGATGCAATCCGTCATAATTGGTAAAGCATCCTGTTATCGTGCCAGTCTGCAGTGCCATATACACGTCGTCCCATGCGACAGAGACCGGAACAGCCCCCGCGTTTTCCAGGAACCTAAAAGCCCACTTGTCGCCGGCTCTCCATTTTTGTCCCTTTATATCGTCTATGCTCTTAATAGGTTTTGTGCTACAAAAGGCGCCAGGCAACCCGGCTGTAAAGAGCAACGGCTTTACGTTAGCCTTGGCGAGCTCCTCTTTCAGCTCGGGGATCTCCTCAAAGGCTTTGCGGTAGAGCCACACCATATTCTCGAACTTGCTGGGACCACGAGGGAAAAGTTTAAGGGCGGTAAAAGAAACGAGTTGGCCAGGATAGTGTCCGGGGTAAATAAAACCCATGTGGGTCACTCCAGAACCTATGCCTTTAAGCGCTTCTTGGGAGGAAAGCAGCGCACCGCCCCAGAAATCCTGAATTTTCACCTTGCCTTCGGTCTGCTTTATGATCTCGGGGAACCACACTTCGCTTAGGAATTTGGGCCGCATCCCTCCTGGCGGATCGTGATTTGAGTATTTTATGGTAATTGTTTGAGCCTCACAGGTTATTCCCGTAAAGAACAAGAAAGATACGACTGCAATCATCCCTATAACCCTAACAAATAACTTTCTACCCCATGGCTGAACCTCCCTTCTTTAATACAACGCATCGCTTTTTACACCGCTTCACTCATAGAGCCAAACCTGTCAAACCCTCTAAACGACACGCCCTATAAACCTTCCCCATCCAGGTTTGCCGACCACCTCCTTCCCATCGTAGACCACCTGCCCCCGCACGATCGTAGCTATTACGCGCCCGGTCAGCTCCATTCCGTCGTAAGGACTCCATTTGGCGCTGCTATAGCTTTTATCAGCGCTAAATCTCCACTTGTCTTTTGGATCCAACACAACTATGTCTGCATCGGCGCCTACGCGGATAACTCCTTTTTTGGGATAGAGTCCGAAACGGCGTGCAGGTGCTTCACTAACTAACTGCGTAACCATCGTGACGTCCATACCTCGCTTAGCCGCACCCTCGCTGTAGATGAGCGGCAAAAGCAGCTCTACACCTGGGACGCCAGAGCCATTATCGAAAATGTTAGGATGGGTCTTATTTTCCAAAGGCCAGGGGGCGTGATCAGATGTGATGAAATCTATTTCTTCACTCATAAGTTTCTGCCATAACTCTTCAACCATGGTGCGGGGTCTCAAGGGGGGATTTATTTTGCCAAAGGCTTTAAGCCTCGGCATGTCTTCCTCGGCAAGGACAAGGTAATGTATGCACGTTTCAGCAGTCACGTCGAGCCCCCAATTTTTGTAACTTCTGACAATATCAAAACCACGAGGTACGCTGATGTGAGCTATGTGGACTTTGGCGTCGCACGCAAGCGCAAGCTCAAGCAAATGCGCTATGGCAGTCGTCTCAGTAACAGGAGGCCGACTGCGACAATGGTCTAACGGGTCACCGTAGCCGCAACTTTTCAGCTCGTCCACCAAAGTCCTGACCAACTCTTCGTTCTCGGCGTGAAAACTGGTAACTACTCCGTATTTATTTAGCTCTGAAAAGGCTTTCATCAACTCCCGATCCGTGATCCTGGGGAAGCGATAAGGGTCAGTCTCATAAGTCGACATCTTGAAGGCACAGGCGCCCTCTTCTATTAATCCTTTTATTTCTCCAGTGCCGCCACTCTTGGCTATCGTGCCATAAAGAGCAACATCTACTACAGCTTCGTTATTGGCTTCTGATATCTTTTCTTTAAGGCGAGATCGATTCATCACGGGGCCAGCTGCATCGAAAGGCATGTCAATCACCGTCGTGACACCGCCTGCAGCGGCTGCGCGAGTTGTATTAATGAGTCTTTCGGGTTTGTCTTTGACGCTCGCCGAGTGTACATGGGCATCGATGGCACCCGGTAAGATCAATTTGCCCCTCGCGTCCAGAACCTGCCCTGCAGATGGGGCTTCTTTTTCTAACCCAATGGCTGCAATTTGGCCTCCGGAAACAGCCACAAACCCATCCCGCACGACATCGCCCGATGTCACGACATCACCCTTAATAACGAGATCGATCGGCATTCCCACTCCTCCTCGCAGTTTATATAACCGACGCATCTAACGCTTTAGTGATTTCTTTAGCCGCTTCAAAAAGTAGCGGCACAAATTTCCTTTCTTTTTCTTCACTGAATCTATATTCTGGCATACCGATAGTTAGACTCCCATAGATCTCTCCATGCCTGGCAACTAAGGGAACAGCTATGGCGGTTGCCCCTTCGTCCACTTCACCCGTTATAGTGGCGTATCCGAGCTCCTTGAGCTTTAAAACCCTCTCCAACACCTTGTGAGGATCGGTCCACGTCCTTTCCGTATACCTTTCCAAAGGCTTAGAGAATAGGTGAGATCTTATCCTGCTTTCCGGCATGCCTATCAATATCGCTATTCCGGTAGCGCCGGCATGGAGAGGGAAGTATCGCCCTACTTCAGAGGTCAACTTCACGCTTCGCGGCGTCTCGAACTTCTCTATGCATATCGCACCAATCTTGTTTTCAACGGCCAGTACTATCGTTTCGTCTGTGAGCTCCAAGAGTTTCATCATGATCGGTCGGGATACAGCAATTAGGGGGTGACGCATCAGTGAGGATCTGATCGAAAGTATTCCTAAACCCAAGCGGTATTTGCCGCTGTTTTTGTCTTTCTCTACCCACTCATTTTCTTCCAAGGTAATGAGAATCCTGTGGACGACGCTTTTGTGCAAGCCCACCTTCCTGCTGAGCTCAGAAATGCCAGCTTCGCCCTTTCCTTGACACAAAGCTTCGAGAACTTTAATGGCCCTTGAAATCGATTGGTTGATATAGCTATCTCGTTCCATCTTCCTCCGTCTCGATAAGAGAGACAATGTATCGCAAATTTGTCACGATAAACATACTACCTGTCCATGACTCTGTCAAGAATATGAGCAAAACTGACATTATTCTATTTTAGTGCTAAAAGCGGCGACACTTAGCCCACAAGGTTGCTTATGTATCCGACAGGGATGTGCTCTCACATTGGCGTGCGTGGACATATACACAGGTGCCGAGCGTTACCAACTTGTAACCCACTCGTGATGCATTCATAACAGAGGCCGTGATAGATTTGCCTCGTCCGAGAAACAAGAAAAGGATAGTAAATAAAAACAATTTCAAAAGGGGTGAAGTAAATTGAGCAAGGCAAAAGTGTGGGTCGTCTTGGGAATCGCGGTTTTGGCCTTAGCCGCAGGATGCATTTCATCGGAGGCAGCAGAGGCTTTACGGATAGGTCTTATACCCGCAGAAGACCAAAGGGAGATGCTCAAGCAATATGAAGGGATTATAGAATATCTCGAAGAATCGGTGGGGATGGAGATCAAGCCTTTTGTGGCCACAGACTACTCAGGTGTTATCGAGGCCATGCGTTCGGGCAAATTGGACATCGCCTACTTCGGCCCCTTCTCTTACGTCTTGGCCGCCGATGTGGCAAACGTCGAGGCCTTTGCAGTGCCGATGAGGAGCGATGGCAGGACTACCTACAACAGCATCATAATTGCACATGCCGAAACCGGCATAAAATCCATATCGGATTTAAAAGGGAAGACTTTCGCCTTCGTGGATCCAGCGTCGACCTCGGGACACCTCTTCCCCAGGGCAATGCTACAAAAGGCGGGCATCGACCCCGAAAAGGATTTCTCCAGCATGGTCTTCGCCGGCGGGCATGACGCTGTAGAGCTGGCCGTCAAGAACCGCAAGGTGGACGCAGGAGCGGACAGCGACAAGACGTACGATCGCATGGTAAAAGATGGCCTCATTGACCCTAAGGTAAACATAATCATCGCCAAATCCGATCCCATCCCGGGCTCGCCCTGGGCATGGAGAAGGGACCTCCCCGACGACCTCAAGGGTAAGTTCAAGGCTGCCATACTGGAAGTGGGCACAAAGAGGCCCGACATCTTAGCGAAGATGTCGGGCGGAATAGCAGGCTACGCTGAGGCTAAGGACGCTGACTACAACGTGATCAGGGAAACGGCCAAAATCCTAAACCTCGACCTCAAGAGCTTAAATTGAGATGGCCAGCCTCGAAAGAGAACCCATCATGAAAGGACAAATTTCCTCATATATCCCGGCCGTCCTAACGGCAGAAGTTCAAGCCCAGGAGGTCAAGAATCTGCACGACACGCCAAGCATGGTGAAGCCTCAAACCGAAAGGAGCACTAAGGCTAGTAAAACCATGATAAAGGCGCAGGATTTATGGAAAGAATTTCCAAACGGCGTTCAGGCCCTACAGGGCGTGAGCTTTGAGGTGGAAAGAGGAGAGTTCGTGGCGCTCTTGGGCTTAAGCGGGGCCGGCAAATCGACCCTTCTGCGCTGCATAAACGGCCTGATCAAGCCTACAAAAGGTGAGGTATGGATAAATGACACACCGGTGGGCGACGCCGGTGCAGATCTGAGAGCGCTCAGAAGGCAGTTGAGCATGATATTCCAGCAATTCAACCTCGTAAAGCGACTCACCGTCTTGGAAAATGTCCTGTGCGGTCGGCTCTCGTATTGCAACCCATTGTCGAGTTGTTGTCGCTTCTTTTCCAGAGCAGATTTGCATATAGCTTTCGAGGCGTTAGAAAGGGTGCACCTGACGGATAAAGCCAACGTAAGGGCAGATCAGCTCTCCGGTGGGCAGCAGCAGCGCGTAGGGATAGCGAGGGCGTTAGTGCAACAACCACAGGCAATCTTGGCGGACGAACCGGTTTCGAGCTTGGACCCGAAAACTTCCCGCAACATCATGGAGATCCTGCAGCAGATCAACGATACAGATCATATCACCGTAATAGCAAGCCTTCACGATGTTGAGCTCGCCTTGACATACGCGCATCGGGTCATCGGTCTCCAAGCCGGCAGGGTTGTCCTCGATAGCCCTGTGGAAGGCATCCGCGACGAAGACCTGGAATACCTGTACGAGCAGCAGAGGCAGGAAGAAGCCCTGCTGGAGGTGATTTGATTTTGGAAGGGCGTAAGGATGAGGGGGTACTTCAAGCCACCCCCTCTCCCCTATCTTGGTTTCTCCAGTGGCAACGGCTGTTAATCGTCGCCGTATTGGTGGCTATATATTGGAAGAGCGCCGCGGATAGCGAGCTGAGTGTTGTAATGCTCATAGATGGGATCCCCAATATATTCGACATTGTGGGGAGGATGCTGCCGCCCAACTTCTCCATCTTGGGTTCGCTCGTAAAGCCGACATTCCAGACCATCGAAATGGCCATATGGGGGACGACGCTGGCCGTGCTCTTATCGATGCCCTTGGGTATGCTTGCCGCAAAGAACTTAACGCCAAACCCGCTGCTTTATAGCGCCTCCCGCCTCATCCTCAATGCACTGCGAGCCATTTCTGAGATCGTGTTCGCCCTCATCTTCGTCGCTGCCGTGGGATTGGGTCCGTTTCCGGGGGTGCTGGCCTTGGCGGTGCACTCTGCAGGTCAGTTGGGTAAGTTCTATGCTGAGGCAATAGAGAATATCGACCCAGGTCCCGTCGAAGCGCTGGAGGCCACAGGGGCTCATAAGCTTCAGGTCATCGCCTATGCGATAATCCCCCAGATCATACCCGAGTTCGTCACGTACACCCTCTACCGCTGGGAGGTAAACGTGCGAGCAGCTACCGTCCTCGGCCTCGTAGGCGCTGGCGGGATCGGCTTTGAGCTCATGACCAGCATGCGTCTCTTTCAATATCGCGATACGTCAATGATCCTCCTCGTCATTTTGGCTGCAGTAATTTTGGTGGATCACACGTCTAACAAAATCAGAAGCGCCATCATATGAAAACGGGGGGTGCGCGAATGGAAAGGGAGAAACTCTTCGATATCCTCTCCATGGCGAGCGACGAAACCATAGAAGACGTGGCCAAGCTCGTCCTGGAGGAGGCGCCAGATGTTGAGACCATAAAGGGTCCCCGCGTGGGCCTCGTAATGATGCAAGCCAAAGAGTCTGTAGAGGACGAAATCTTCAACCTCGGTGAAGTTTTGGTATCGGAGTGCGCCGTAACGTCGGGAAACTTCATTGGATGGGGAATCTGCATGGGTGAAAACCTTAAAAAGGCCTCCAACTTGGCTCTGATAGACCTAGCCTTCGAGGCGTCTCTGCCGGTCGCTTCCAAAATCGTAGCCGTGGCGGAAAAAGAGCAGAAAGACCAAGAGGCCAAAAAAGAAGAGCTCTTTGCGGCCGTGTTGCGCTCCCGTGTGGATTTCGAGGTGATTTGAGGTGTTATCGCCATTCGAATCTCAGTACGTATTCAGACGCCTCTTAGACAGCATGGCCAGGCCTGGGAAGATCAACGAGCTACGCCAACATATTTCATGCAAAGGGAATTTCCCTGAGGAGCATCTGGCTGTGATGGCGGTGGCGGGCACGCTTCTCGATTCGGAGGTAACGTTTGCGCCACTGGGTGACAAGATGAAGGAGCTCGCTCCGCACATCTCCCTCATGACGGAAAGTCGAGTCGCAGAACCGGAAGAGGCGGACTTTCTGCTATCCGACGGCCTTTATCCCGCCACCGAAATCTCGTGCGCAAAGAGGGGAACCCTCCTCTTTCCGGAGGGCGGCGCCACGATAATTCTGGAGGTAGAAGAGCTCCTGGCCGACGGAATGGATGTAGATACCTATGTCGTTGTAGAGGGACCGGGGGTGCCAGAGAAAAGAGGCTTTGCTATCTGCGGGCTTTTCCCCGAGAACCTCGCTCTCGTTCAAGAGGCAAACGAGGAATTTCCCCTCGGCGTCGATGTGATCCTCGTCTCGAGGTCAAATAGGGTGACATGCCTGCCTAGGTCGGTCAGGTTTGAATCGCTCTCCGCAAGCTACGGGAGGTGTCGCGCTTGAGTTATACAGCCATCAAAGGCGGAGAAAGGGCCATCGACGCTGCCGAGGAGCTGGTCCACTTCTTCCGTTTGAAGGGCAACTCACGTCCCCTTGAAGTGAGGCAGATTATGGATCAAATGCGATTGGCTGTGGACCAGGTCATGGGAGAAGGCTCACTTTACGCCCCATATCACGCCGCATTGGCCCTAAAACAGGCCGAGGGAGATACCATCGAGGCCTCGTTTTTATTAAGGGCATACCGCTCGACTCTGGAGCGCTTGGGTTATTCCATCGTAACCGACATAAGCCGCATGTTGGTCATAAGGCGCATATCCGCCGCCTTCAAAGACATCCCAGGCGGCCAAATACTGGGACCAACCCGCGACTACTCCCTGCGCCTCCTAAATTTCGACTTGGCCGAGGAGGACTCCGAAAAAGCAAAAAGCTTCATTAGCGACTTCCTCTCAAAGGGCGATGGACTCTCAACCCAAAGACTGCCGCTGCGCTTCCCCAAGGTGATCGAAATCCTCAGGGCAGAGGGATTATTAGAAAAGGCGCGGCCTCGCAATACGAAAGAAGGATCCGTCCCAGACTTGACCAGGGAGCCGTTGACCTTCCCAGCAGCTCGACAAATCCGCTTGCAGGCCATGGCTCGAGCCGAGAAGGGAAGCATTATGGCTTTAGCCTACAGCACCATGCGAGGTTACGGCAATGTCCACCCGACGTTGGGCGAATTGAGAGTCGGGTATGTTCCCCTCGTAATGGACAATCCGATAAGAAAAGACATAAAGGTGACCGTGGGGTGGTTATTGGTGACCGAAGCGGAGGTGATAACCAGTATGGACGACGCGCAAGGCACGCCGCGCTTCACGCTGGGTTACGGCCTGTGCTTCGGCCAGGACGAGATCAAGGCCATCTCTATGGCCGTTTTAGATCGGGCAATGCAGGCCAAAGAGGCCGGAGCTCCAGGCGAGGATGACGAGTTCGTCCTATGTCACATCGACGGCATAGACTCGTCGGGCTTCACGGCCCATTGGAAGCTTCCCCATTACGTCACCTTCCAATCGGCTTTAGACCGGCTGCGGCGCACACAACAAATCAAGAAAAGAGAGGAGGTCATGCCCGATGGAACTCCAGAATACGACCAGCCGCAACAAGTATAACTTCGCCTTTCTCGACGAAGGCAGTAAGCGCGAATTCAGGCGCCGCATGCTCAAAGCGGTTGCAATACCCGGCTATCAGGTTCCTTTCGCCTCCAGGGAGCTGCCTTTGGCCAAGGGATGGGGAACGGGGGGATTGCAGCTTACCATGTCTCTTATAGGCCCGGACGACATCCTCAAGGTGATAGACCAGGGATGCGACGAAGTAGTAAATGCGGTGAACATTAGAAAGCTCTTGGCAAAGACGACAGGGGTAGACACGACGATAGACACGACGGAGGCGACGATAATCCAGACCCGCCATCGCATTCCCGAAGAACCATTAAGGGAAGACCAGATCTTGGTATTCCAAGTTCCCTACCCTGAGCCACTCAGGCTGGTTGAACCGAGCGAGACTAAAACGAGGCAGATGCATGCGGAGGGAGATTATAGCCGCCTCTGGGTTCACCTATATGAAGAGATCGTTCGCTGGGGCGAGGTCGCCATCGGATCACGATACCCGGTTATGATCAACGACCGCTACATAATGGATCCTTCTCCGATCCCGCGCTGGGACATACCTAAACTTCACATGGCCAAAACGCTCTACCTCTTCGGAGCAGGGAGAGAGAAGCGTATATACGCCGTGCCTCCATATACTTCGGTTAAGCCTCTGGAGTTCGACGATCATCCCTTTAGAGTCGAGGACTTCACAGGAAAACGGTGCTCCCTCTGCGGCAGCACAGATACATACCTGGACGAAATAATCGACGATGTCGCAGGCGAGCGACGATATATGTGCTCCGATACCTCGTATTGCCTGAAAGTCAGACAGACGAAAGAGGTGAAGGTATGAAGACCTCAACGGCAGACTCGCAGGCACTTTATTTTAGCGAAAAAGCGGATGACGTCCTAACGAAAGAAAAGCCGCTCCTTTCTGTGCGCGGCCTGGTAAAGATATATGGCACGGGTTGTCCTCGCTGCCTTGACCTGACCGGCTCAGAGGTAAATTGCAATACCTGCCCGCACTGTCATTCTGTGGTCGCTTGCAACGAGGTGAGCTTCGACCTTCACAAGGGAGAGATCTTGGGCGTGGTGGGAGA includes:
- a CDS encoding IclR family transcriptional regulator encodes the protein MERDSYINQSISRAIKVLEALCQGKGEAGISELSRKVGLHKSVVHRILITLEENEWVEKDKNSGKYRLGLGILSIRSSLMRHPLIAVSRPIMMKLLELTDETIVLAVENKIGAICIEKFETPRSVKLTSEVGRYFPLHAGATGIAILIGMPESRIRSHLFSKPLERYTERTWTDPHKVLERVLKLKELGYATITGEVDEGATAIAVPLVARHGEIYGSLTIGMPEYRFSEEKERKFVPLLFEAAKEITKALDASVI
- the phnD gene encoding phosphonate ABC transporter substrate-binding protein; its protein translation is MSKAKVWVVLGIAVLALAAGCISSEAAEALRIGLIPAEDQREMLKQYEGIIEYLEESVGMEIKPFVATDYSGVIEAMRSGKLDIAYFGPFSYVLAADVANVEAFAVPMRSDGRTTYNSIIIAHAETGIKSISDLKGKTFAFVDPASTSGHLFPRAMLQKAGIDPEKDFSSMVFAGGHDAVELAVKNRKVDAGADSDKTYDRMVKDGLIDPKVNIIIAKSDPIPGSPWAWRRDLPDDLKGKFKAAILEVGTKRPDILAKMSGGIAGYAEAKDADYNVIRETAKILNLDLKSLN
- the phnC gene encoding phosphonate ABC transporter ATP-binding protein, with the protein product MKGQISSYIPAVLTAEVQAQEVKNLHDTPSMVKPQTERSTKASKTMIKAQDLWKEFPNGVQALQGVSFEVERGEFVALLGLSGAGKSTLLRCINGLIKPTKGEVWINDTPVGDAGADLRALRRQLSMIFQQFNLVKRLTVLENVLCGRLSYCNPLSSCCRFFSRADLHIAFEALERVHLTDKANVRADQLSGGQQQRVGIARALVQQPQAILADEPVSSLDPKTSRNIMEILQQINDTDHITVIASLHDVELALTYAHRVIGLQAGRVVLDSPVEGIRDEDLEYLYEQQRQEEALLEVI
- the phnE gene encoding phosphonate ABC transporter, permease protein PhnE encodes the protein MEGRKDEGVLQATPSPLSWFLQWQRLLIVAVLVAIYWKSAADSELSVVMLIDGIPNIFDIVGRMLPPNFSILGSLVKPTFQTIEMAIWGTTLAVLLSMPLGMLAAKNLTPNPLLYSASRLILNALRAISEIVFALIFVAAVGLGPFPGVLALAVHSAGQLGKFYAEAIENIDPGPVEALEATGAHKLQVIAYAIIPQIIPEFVTYTLYRWEVNVRAATVLGLVGAGGIGFELMTSMRLFQYRDTSMILLVILAAVILVDHTSNKIRSAII
- the phnG gene encoding phosphonate C-P lyase system protein PhnG, which codes for MEREKLFDILSMASDETIEDVAKLVLEEAPDVETIKGPRVGLVMMQAKESVEDEIFNLGEVLVSECAVTSGNFIGWGICMGENLKKASNLALIDLAFEASLPVASKIVAVAEKEQKDQEAKKEELFAAVLRSRVDFEVI
- the phnH gene encoding phosphonate C-P lyase system protein PhnH, yielding MLSPFESQYVFRRLLDSMARPGKINELRQHISCKGNFPEEHLAVMAVAGTLLDSEVTFAPLGDKMKELAPHISLMTESRVAEPEEADFLLSDGLYPATEISCAKRGTLLFPEGGATIILEVEELLADGMDVDTYVVVEGPGVPEKRGFAICGLFPENLALVQEANEEFPLGVDVILVSRSNRVTCLPRSVRFESLSASYGRCRA
- a CDS encoding carbon-phosphorus lyase complex subunit PhnI, which produces MSYTAIKGGERAIDAAEELVHFFRLKGNSRPLEVRQIMDQMRLAVDQVMGEGSLYAPYHAALALKQAEGDTIEASFLLRAYRSTLERLGYSIVTDISRMLVIRRISAAFKDIPGGQILGPTRDYSLRLLNFDLAEEDSEKAKSFISDFLSKGDGLSTQRLPLRFPKVIEILRAEGLLEKARPRNTKEGSVPDLTREPLTFPAARQIRLQAMARAEKGSIMALAYSTMRGYGNVHPTLGELRVGYVPLVMDNPIRKDIKVTVGWLLVTEAEVITSMDDAQGTPRFTLGYGLCFGQDEIKAISMAVLDRAMQAKEAGAPGEDDEFVLCHIDGIDSSGFTAHWKLPHYVTFQSALDRLRRTQQIKKREEVMPDGTPEYDQPQQV